The following proteins come from a genomic window of Sardina pilchardus chromosome 1, fSarPil1.1, whole genome shotgun sequence:
- the LOC134080149 gene encoding B-cell receptor CD22-like, translated as MRVGSGGQNHSIANVSSDHSGEYHCSAVNVINEAVSASVKLNVKYPPRSPKTVPNPSGEVVEGNSMTLTCSSEANPPVHTYTWYKRSGAASSEMGVGQNYSISNMTRGHSGAYYCQAENLRGSRNSTPIFVDVLYPPRSLSVSVSSFDGSITLTCSGDANPPVKHYTWHKSSGAGTSQIGTGRNLTLESAESGLYYCEAKNEVGATQSISLPIAERSSAGIYALVVIVVLTGVAIPSILLRKKIKRVTEVTEGPTDSEQDGSSPVYVNVSRAAMIVDPKKDSEDTENDIHYTSVYFRHCDKQEMSLSSTLHKPQRPLQEEEVLYSTVTSHHSPHTSSRT; from the exons ATGCGGGTTGGATCAGGAGGACAGAATCACAGCATCGCAAACGTCAGCTCTGATCACAGCGGGGAGTACCACTGCAGTGCTGTAAACGTTATCAACGAGGCTGTTTCTGCTTCAGTCAAGctaaatgtgaaat ATCCTCCAAGGAGCCCTAAAACGGTTCCCAATCCCTCTGGTGAGGTGGTGGAGGGAAATAGCATGACCTTGACCTGCAGCAGCGAGGCCAACCCCCCAGTGCACACGTACACCTGGTACAAGAGGAGCGGAGCTGCCAGCTCAGAGATGGGAGTAGGGCAGAATTACAGTATATCAAACATGACACGAGGACACAGTGGGGCATACTACTGCCAGGCAGAAAACCTCAGAGGATCAAGGAATTCCACACCCATCTTTGTAGATGTTTTAT ATCCCCCCAGgagcctgtctgtgtctgtcagctCCTTTGATGGTTCCATCACTCTGACCTGCAGCGGTGATGCCAACCCGCCAGTGAAACACTACACCTGGCACAAGAGCAGCGGCGCGGGCACCTCTCAGATAGGCACAGGGAGAAACCTAACACTGGAATCTGCAGAGAGTGGTTTGTACTACTGTGAGGCCAAGAATGAGGTTGGAGCTACCCAGTCCATCTCGCTCCCCATAGCAG AAAGAAGTTCTGCTGGGATATATGCACTAGTTGTAATTGTAGTACTCACAGGAGTTGCTATTCCCAGTATTTTATTGAG aaagaaaataaagaggGTGACTGAGGTTACAGAGGGCCCTACTGACAGTGAACAG GATGGCTCAAgtccagtgtatgtcaatgtttCAAGAGCGGCCATGATTGTTGACCCCAAAAAGGACAGCGAGGACACAGAGAATGACATCCATTACACCAGTGTGTATTTCAGACACTGTGACAAACAGGAGATGTCTTTGAGCTCCACACTTCACAAGCCACAGCGCCCTctacaggaagaggaagtcctGTACAGCACAGTGACATCTCATCACTCACCACACACGAGCTCTAGAACATGA
- the golga7ba gene encoding golgin A7 family, member Ba isoform X2 has product MATEFHNLQELRHSASLANKVFIQRDYTEGTICKFQTKFPSELESRIERTLFEDTVKTLNNYYAEAEKIGGQSYLEGCLACTTAYLIFLCMETRYEKVLKKISRYIQEQNEKIYAPRGLLVTDPIERGMRVIEISIYEDRGSSGSSSGSSSTTCSSGR; this is encoded by the exons ATGGCGACAGAG TTTCATAATCTGCAGGAGCTGAGACACAGCGCCTCGCTGGCCAACAAGGTGTTCATCCAGAGAGACTACACTGAAGGTACCATATGCAAGTTCCAGACCAAGTTCCCATCTGAGCTGGAgagcagg ATTGAGAGGACTCTGTTTGAAGACACTGTGAAGACGCTGAACAACTACTATGCGGAAGCAGAGAAGATTGGAGGGCAGTCCTACCTGGAGGGCTGCTTGGCCTGCACCACTGCCTACCTCATCTTTCTGTGCATGGAGACAAGATACGAGAAA GTTCTGAAGAAGATCTCCCGCTACATCCAGGAGCAGAATGAGAAGATCTACGCCCCCCGAGGCCTCCTCGTCACAGACCCCATTGAGAGGGGCATGAGAGTT ATCGAGATCTCCATCTACGAGGACCGCGGCTCCAGCGGCTCCAGCTCTggcagcagctccaccacctgCAGCAGCGGCCGATGA
- the golga7ba gene encoding golgin A7 family, member Ba isoform X1 translates to MLSGPRTAADRSKLPFCHESFHNLQELRHSASLANKVFIQRDYTEGTICKFQTKFPSELESRIERTLFEDTVKTLNNYYAEAEKIGGQSYLEGCLACTTAYLIFLCMETRYEKVLKKISRYIQEQNEKIYAPRGLLVTDPIERGMRVIEISIYEDRGSSGSSSGSSSTTCSSGR, encoded by the exons ATGCTTTCAGGACCGCGGACAGCAGCTGACAGATCAAAACTCCCGTTCTGTCACGAGTCT TTTCATAATCTGCAGGAGCTGAGACACAGCGCCTCGCTGGCCAACAAGGTGTTCATCCAGAGAGACTACACTGAAGGTACCATATGCAAGTTCCAGACCAAGTTCCCATCTGAGCTGGAgagcagg ATTGAGAGGACTCTGTTTGAAGACACTGTGAAGACGCTGAACAACTACTATGCGGAAGCAGAGAAGATTGGAGGGCAGTCCTACCTGGAGGGCTGCTTGGCCTGCACCACTGCCTACCTCATCTTTCTGTGCATGGAGACAAGATACGAGAAA GTTCTGAAGAAGATCTCCCGCTACATCCAGGAGCAGAATGAGAAGATCTACGCCCCCCGAGGCCTCCTCGTCACAGACCCCATTGAGAGGGGCATGAGAGTT ATCGAGATCTCCATCTACGAGGACCGCGGCTCCAGCGGCTCCAGCTCTggcagcagctccaccacctgCAGCAGCGGCCGATGA